The genomic region CGGAACGCCTCTTCGTCGCCCATCCCTATAATCCGGTCTATCTCCTGCCGCTGGTCGAGATCGTCGGCGGTGAGAAGACGGCGATGGCGACGATCAAGGCCGCGATGGAAAAATTGCCGCCGATTGGCATGAAGGGCGTTCACATCGCCAAGGAGATCGAGGCTTTTGTCGGCGACCGCCTTCTCGAGGCGCTGTGGCGCGAAGCCCTCTGGTTGATCCATGATGATATCTGCACAGTCGAGACGCTTGACGACGTGATCCGCTATTCCTTCGGCCTGCGCTGGGCACAGATGGGTCTCTTTGAGACCTATCGGATTGCAGGTGGCGAGGCTGGCATGCGCCACTTCCTCCAACAGTTCGGTCCGTGCCTCGCATGGCCCTGGACGAAGCTCACCAATGTCGTCGATCTTGACGACGCGCTCGTCGAAAAGATCGGCCAGCAGTCCGATGAGCAGGCAGCTGGCCGTTCCATTCGTGAGCTCGAACGAATTCGCGACGAAAATCTCGTCGGTATCCTTCAGGCCCTGAAGGGGTCCAATGACGGCAAGGGCTGGGGTGCTGGAAAGCTGCTTAAGGAGTTCGAGCACTCGCTTTGGGCAGCGGGCGGAAAGACGAAGGCATCATCCGATCTCTCGCAACCGCTGCGACTGATCGAAACCACGGTCAGCCCCGCCTGGGTCGACTATAATGGCCATATGACCGAGCACCGTTACCTGCAGGTTTTCGGCGACACTTCGGATGCCCTCTTGCGCCTCATCGGTGTTGATCTCGCTTATGTTGAGGCGGGGCAAAGCTATTATACGGTGGAGACCCATATCCGCCATCTCGCACAGGCCAAGCTCGGTCAGGCGATCCACGCAACCTGTCAGGTGCTTTCCGTCGATGAAAAGCGGTTGCAGGTGTTCCACACGATCCACGACACGGCGGCTGGCGAGGCGATTGCGACCGCCGAGCACATGTTGGTGCATGTCGACACAAGGGCCGGCAAAGCGATACCCGCCGCAGCTGGGGTGCTTGAGAAAGCCGGGTCCATCGCCGCTGCCCATGCCGCTCTCCCCCGTCCTGAAGGAGCCGGCCGCCACGTCGGTCAGAAGCGTTGGGGTACGTCATGAACTTTGCTCTCAACGAAGAACAGGAGATGATCGTCAAAACGGTCCGCGGCTTCGTCGAAACGGAAATCTATCCGCACGAAAACGCCGTCGAGCGCACCGGCATCGTCGCGCCTGAACTTGGCCAGGCGATCCGGCGAAAGTGTATCGAACTCGGCTTTTACGCCTGCAATTTTCCTGAAGAGGTTGGCGGCGCCGGGCTCGACCATACCACTTTTACTCTGGTGGAGCGGGAACTTGGCCGCGGCTCGATGGCCCTGACGGTCTTCTTCGGTCGTCCCTCGGGTATTCTCATGGCCTGCGAAGGTGACCAACGGGACCGGTATCTGCTGCCGGCTGTGCGCGGGGACCGGATCGACGCGCTTGCAATTACCGAGCCGGATGCCGGTTCGGACATGCGCGGCATGAAGTGTGCGGCCCGCCGCCATGGGAGCGATTTCATTCTCAATGGCACGAAGCATTTCATCTCGCATGCCGACGTCGCCGATTTCGTCATCGTCTTTGCCGCAACCGGCGAGGAGGAGACACAGAAGGGAACGAAGAAGAAAATTACGGCCTTCCTCGTCGACCGCGGCACGCCTGGCTTCGAGATCCTCAAGGGTTATGATTCCATATCGCACCGCGGCTACCACAATTGCATCTTGAACTTCACCGATTGCCGGCTTCCCGAGAGCCAGGTGCTGGGCGGGATCCATCGCGGTTTCGATATCGCCAATGAATGGCTCTACGGAACGCGACTGAGCGTTGCCGCCACCTGCGTCGGACGGGCCCGGCGCGTCTTCGAGATGGCCCTTCCCTACGCTGCCGAGCGCAGGCAGTTCGGCAAGCCGATCGGGGCCAATCAGGGCGTTTCTTTCAAGCTCGCGGACATGATCACCGAGATCGATGCGGCCGATTGGCTGACGCTTGCTGCAGCCTGGCGGCTCGATCAGGGTTTTGGCGCCAACCGCGAGATCGCCTCGGCAAAGCTCTACGCTTCCGAAATGCTTGCGCGCGTAACGGACGAGGCCATCCAGATCTTCGGCGGGATGGGTCTGATGGACGATCTGCCGATTGCCCGTTTCTGGCGGGATGCGCGGGTCGAGCGCATCTGGGACGGCACTTCCGAGATCCAGCGCCACATCATCAGCCGTGAGCTGCTGCGGCCATTCGGAGCATGAAACGATGACCCAGCGCTCGCTCGACCGCCTGCTCAGACCTCAAACGATCGCTGTCTTCGGCGGTCGCGAGGCGCATCGGGTTATCGAGCAGTGCGACCGAATGGGGTTCGGTGGAGACGTCTGGCCGGTCCATCCGAAACTCGAAGAGGTTCATGGACGGCGCTGTTATCGTTCGATCCTGGAACTGCCCGCCGCGCCCGATGCCGCTTTCGTCGGCGTCAACAGAATCCTGACACTCGACGTTGTCAGAGATCTTGCTGCAAGAGGAGCAGGCGGTGCGGTCTGTTACGCGTCGGGCTTTAGCGAGGCGGCCGGCGAATTGGCCGACGGTGCCGATCTTCAAAGGCGCCTGCTGGACGCGGCGGGCGACATGCCGATCCTCGGGCCGAACTGCTATGGTTTGATCAACGGTCTTGATGGCGCATTGCTCTGGCCCGACCAGCATGGGATGCAACGTGTCGACCGCGGCGTTGCAATTCTTACCCAGTCTTCAAATATCGCGCTCAACCTGACCATGCAGACGCGCGGCCTGCCTATCGCCTATCTGGTCACGGTCGGCAACCAGGCGCAGACGTCACTTTCAGACGTCGCCTACGCGCTGCTCGAGGACCCTCGCGTCACCGCAGTCGGGCTTTACGTAGAGGGTTTCGGAAATCTGCCGGTGCTCCAGGACCTCGCGCTCCGAGCACGCGAGCTGAAAAAACCGGTCGTCGCGCTAAAGGTCGGGAAATCCGAGCAGGCGAAACGAGCGACGGTTTCACATACCGCTTCGCTTTCCGGCAGCGACGCGGTCGCCGATGCCGTTCTTGGCCGTCTGGGGATCGGCCGTGTCGGCTCATTGCCGGAATTGCTGGAAACGCTAAAACTCCTGCATGTCGCCGGACCGCTTACCGGCAATGCGATTTCCGCGATGAGCTGTTCAGGTGGCGAAGCGTCGCTGATGGCGGATGCCGCCGTCGGTCGCGCCTTAGAATTTCGCCCCTTGCGGCCTTGGCAGCTGGCGCCCCTTCGCCTCGCGCTCGGCCAAATGGTCACCCTTTCCAATCCCTTGGACTACCACACCTTTGCGTGGGGCGATCTCGGTCGCCAGACGGACGCTTTTACGGCAATGTTTGACGGCGGCTATGCGCTCAATCTCGTCGTGCTTGATTTCCCGCGGACCGACCGATGCGATGCTACCGACTGGACGACGACGGTCGATGCGATCGTTGCCGCTTCAGCCTCCACCGGTGGACTTGCAGGCGTTGTCGCGACGCTTCCCGAGAACATGCCTGAAGATCGTGCCGTCAGCCTGATGGCGAGGGGCGTCATACCTTTTTGCGGCATTTTCGAAATGCTTGCGGCAACCGAGATCGCAAGCCGAATCGGTCGGGAATGGAGCGTTCCGCCAGAGCCATGCCTTCTCGACGTGCCGCAAGTCGAAGGCGAGATCGAAACGTTGGATGAGGCCGATGCAAAGGCCGCGCTCTCGGCCTTTGGCGTTCCCGTCCCTGCCGGTGTCGTTGCGAATTCTCCGCAAGAGGCGATGGAATGCTCGCAAGGGCTCGGCTATCCCGTCGCGCTCAAGGGGCTCGCCATTGAGCACAAGACCGAGGCGGGTGCGGTGGCGCTCAACTTAAAGGACGCGAAGGCGGTATTCGACGCAGCCACATCAATGAACGGCACCAAGGCATTCCTGGTCGAAAAGATGGTGGAGCACAGCGTCGCAGAGCTGATCATTGGAGCAATACGCGATCCTGTCTTCGGATTGACACTCACAGTCGGTTCGGGCGGAATTTTAGTGGAATTGCTTGAAGATTCCGCCATTTTGTCACTTCCAACGACCAGAACGGCGATAACGGAGACGATTTCGCGCCTGAGGATCGGAAAATTGATCAACGGCTATCGTGGCCGGCCAAAAGGCGACCTCGAAGCGGTTGTCTTCGCTGTCGCAGCAGCGGCAGATTATGTCGTAAAGAATGCCGCGCGTCTGGAGGAACTGGACATTAATCCATTGATGGTTCTTCCTGAAAACAAGGGCGCTGTCGCGGTCGACGCCCTCATACGGCGAAGGAGGTAGCAGAAGTTGAGCAGCTCCATTCGCACGAGACGCGACGGCGGGATTTTCGAGGTCATCATAGACCGGCCGAAAGCGAACGCCATCGATCTTGCAACGAGCCGCGAGATGGGCGTTCTTTTCCGCGATTTTCGAGACGATTCAGCCCTGCGCGTAGCAATCATTTCCGGAGCCGGCGAAAAATTCTTTTCCGCAGGCTGGGATCTCAAGGCGGCAGCGGCAGGCGATGCCGTCGATGGCGACTACGGCATCGGAGGCTTCGGCGGGATCCAGGAACTGCGCGATCTTAACAAGCCGATCATCTGTGCGGTCAACGGCATCTGTTGCGGCGGCGGACTGGAGATTGCCCTTTCGGCGGATCTGATCGTCGCGGCTGAACATGCGACCTTCGCGCTGCCGGAAATCCGCTCGGGAACGGTTGCGGATGCAGCTTCCGTCAAGCTTCCCAAGCGCATTCCCTACCATATCGCAATGGACATGCTCCTGACGGGACGCTGGCTCGATGTCCACGAGGCCCATCGCTGGGGCTTCGTTAACGAGGTCGTCGCGGCCGACAAATTGATGGACCGTGCATGGGCACTTGGCCGCCTACTCGAAAGCGGACCGCCGCTTGTCTATGCCGCAATCAAGGAAATCGTGCGCGAAGCGGAGGGAACAACGTTTCAGACTGCCATGAACAAGATCACGAAACGGCAGCTTGCAACAGTCGATGCCCTCTATTCGAGCGAAGACCAATTGGAAGGCGCGCGGGCTTTCGCGGAGAAGCGAACCCCAATGTGGAAAGGAAAGTGACGAGGCGGCGGCAACCGCCATTTTCCCGCATGATCTCGGGCAGCGCAGGCGGAAGAGGAAACCGCATGCCGCCAATTGCCCGAAAGTTCTGTCAACGGATCAAGAAGAAGGAACAGGGGAATGAACCGCTATACGAAATATCTCACAAGTCGCGTAACCTCCGGTGGACTGAGC from Rhizobium gallicum bv. gallicum R602sp harbors:
- a CDS encoding carnitine 3-dehydrogenase produces the protein MIKINKAACIGGGVIGGGWIARFLLAGIDVDVFDPHPDARRIIGEVLANAERAYAMLTGAPLPKRGKLTFCGSLEEAVVDADWIQESVPERLDLKRSVLAQIDAAARPDALIGSSTSGLLPTDLQQDMQYPERLFVAHPYNPVYLLPLVEIVGGEKTAMATIKAAMEKLPPIGMKGVHIAKEIEAFVGDRLLEALWREALWLIHDDICTVETLDDVIRYSFGLRWAQMGLFETYRIAGGEAGMRHFLQQFGPCLAWPWTKLTNVVDLDDALVEKIGQQSDEQAAGRSIRELERIRDENLVGILQALKGSNDGKGWGAGKLLKEFEHSLWAAGGKTKASSDLSQPLRLIETTVSPAWVDYNGHMTEHRYLQVFGDTSDALLRLIGVDLAYVEAGQSYYTVETHIRHLAQAKLGQAIHATCQVLSVDEKRLQVFHTIHDTAAGEAIATAEHMLVHVDTRAGKAIPAAAGVLEKAGSIAAAHAALPRPEGAGRHVGQKRWGTS
- a CDS encoding acyl-CoA dehydrogenase family protein gives rise to the protein MNFALNEEQEMIVKTVRGFVETEIYPHENAVERTGIVAPELGQAIRRKCIELGFYACNFPEEVGGAGLDHTTFTLVERELGRGSMALTVFFGRPSGILMACEGDQRDRYLLPAVRGDRIDALAITEPDAGSDMRGMKCAARRHGSDFILNGTKHFISHADVADFVIVFAATGEEETQKGTKKKITAFLVDRGTPGFEILKGYDSISHRGYHNCILNFTDCRLPESQVLGGIHRGFDIANEWLYGTRLSVAATCVGRARRVFEMALPYAAERRQFGKPIGANQGVSFKLADMITEIDAADWLTLAAAWRLDQGFGANREIASAKLYASEMLARVTDEAIQIFGGMGLMDDLPIARFWRDARVERIWDGTSEIQRHIISRELLRPFGA
- a CDS encoding acetate--CoA ligase family protein encodes the protein MTQRSLDRLLRPQTIAVFGGREAHRVIEQCDRMGFGGDVWPVHPKLEEVHGRRCYRSILELPAAPDAAFVGVNRILTLDVVRDLAARGAGGAVCYASGFSEAAGELADGADLQRRLLDAAGDMPILGPNCYGLINGLDGALLWPDQHGMQRVDRGVAILTQSSNIALNLTMQTRGLPIAYLVTVGNQAQTSLSDVAYALLEDPRVTAVGLYVEGFGNLPVLQDLALRARELKKPVVALKVGKSEQAKRATVSHTASLSGSDAVADAVLGRLGIGRVGSLPELLETLKLLHVAGPLTGNAISAMSCSGGEASLMADAAVGRALEFRPLRPWQLAPLRLALGQMVTLSNPLDYHTFAWGDLGRQTDAFTAMFDGGYALNLVVLDFPRTDRCDATDWTTTVDAIVAASASTGGLAGVVATLPENMPEDRAVSLMARGVIPFCGIFEMLAATEIASRIGREWSVPPEPCLLDVPQVEGEIETLDEADAKAALSAFGVPVPAGVVANSPQEAMECSQGLGYPVALKGLAIEHKTEAGAVALNLKDAKAVFDAATSMNGTKAFLVEKMVEHSVAELIIGAIRDPVFGLTLTVGSGGILVELLEDSAILSLPTTRTAITETISRLRIGKLINGYRGRPKGDLEAVVFAVAAAADYVVKNAARLEELDINPLMVLPENKGAVAVDALIRRRR
- a CDS encoding carnitinyl-CoA dehydratase, with protein sequence MSSSIRTRRDGGIFEVIIDRPKANAIDLATSREMGVLFRDFRDDSALRVAIISGAGEKFFSAGWDLKAAAAGDAVDGDYGIGGFGGIQELRDLNKPIICAVNGICCGGGLEIALSADLIVAAEHATFALPEIRSGTVADAASVKLPKRIPYHIAMDMLLTGRWLDVHEAHRWGFVNEVVAADKLMDRAWALGRLLESGPPLVYAAIKEIVREAEGTTFQTAMNKITKRQLATVDALYSSEDQLEGARAFAEKRTPMWKGK